The DNA sequence TAAAACTATAGCATGTAAACCGGCCACAAGTAAAAGAGGATAGCATATAGAGTACGGACATCACCTTCCCGTTAAAAATGCAGGGGAAAGGTgagcaaaacaaaactgcatcAATAATGTTACTTAACAAACCAACCAGCTGATCTGCAGGAGAAAAAACGGCCTGAAACCATGAAGTACAAGGTTGTACTGACATCTCACGCGTTGTCTTTCCATATTCCGAGTCAGGCTTTGGtgttaatacaaaaaaaaaagtaaacttaCCAACAGTAAGAGCAAAGTtaacaaaaacatgtatttaaaaTGCTGACAGTGATTCAGCAGTTTATACTCAGGTGGGGACTTCAAGTATCACTCTACAAGTACTTGAGTGGATGATAGGCTCTTTTTAGGAGTACATGTTGAGCGCttactgaaaaaactgaaggtTAGGAGTTTATTATCAGAATAATTTCATCTTAATTTAGCAGCTATTTAGCAGTTAGCTTGTACATACTACATTCTTGAGTGTTACAGTTTATGGAGACATTATTTACAGGCTTATATGTGGCTGTCCATATACTTTTCTACCAACTCATTGTCTAGTGCACATCACATATGCACATTATGATCTGGTGTCTTGGCCATCTTTAAGCCTGAGGAGACAGCAGCATTGATCTAATTTTTGTTCTGCAAACCAATACTAGTGAAACTATCTTCTTACTTGTGTAATCTTCTATCACTTACCAACACATGTAATGATTCTCACTCATCTAAAAAGCTGATCTAAACTGTTCCCAGGATTTGCTCTGAACTTGATAAAAGTTTCTCCACCCTGGTCATTCAATAACCTTTAGAACCCAATTCagctaatgtattttttttcccccttagaGGGTTCAACATGTGTAACCGAAGAGTACAATTGCTAATTCTGACAGTGTCTTTAGTCCTTGTCTTTTTATGCTATGGTTGATTGTACAATATTTTGTGACTTAATAACCGTGTTGACCAAGTTTTCCttagaaaaaagcatttaatctCAATTAACCTCATGGGTAAATATaggtatataaataaatattaataaagtgCACCTTATTCTGTCATCTTTCTCTCCAGGAGTGATCATCTCATGTTGATGCAGGACAGCTAAGATGTGTTTTTCCATCATGGAGGCTGTAGTTGACTTCCTGAATGTGTTCATCAATGAGGCCAGTAGATTTTCTGTGACATTCAGCCTCTTCCTCATTTTTCTGGGCCTTCTCTACTGGTGAGTGAATGCCACGATCTCTGTTTGTGATCTTGTAACTGCTGTAGCATATAATATACCAGACGCATTTATAAAGCCGATGGTGTAAATGACTCGAATTGTAAATCTGTGGACaaaatttgtgtaaatgtttGATCCATATTTGTTACtgtattgtgttttattcttttcattCAGCCCTCAGCATCACATTTGAACTGTTTTGCCTCTAGGTATTCAGTCTACCCCTTCTCAGTCCTGTCTCGATGTGGCATCAAACATCCAAAGCCAGTTCCTTTCTTAGGCAACATATTTATGTTTCGCCAGGTAAGATGCTGGAATACAAAGAAAGACCTGAATAATCTCCAACATCTGCTTCAGTTTCCATCAAATTAGGATTTACCTTTATTTTCTACTTCTTTGTGTTGGTCCTtgtatgtttctgttctgtgtgcAACTCACAGAGTCATTAGCCCTGCCATATTgttacattttctgaaattgAAATTAGGCAACAGTCCAAATATTAATTTGTCTCAAATGTGGAATTATATCCGGACTGATCTCATGGtgttttaaacattcttttcagGGGTTTTTCAGCCCTATGTCTGACCTTATAAAGACATATGGTAGGGTATGTGGGTAAGTAAAAAGTACTTCATTCGCCAGCATCAGAAATTAAGTTGTTGTTTAATGTGACATGGTGTATTTCAGGTATTATTTGGGCCGCAGAGCGGTGGTGGTGATAGCAGACCCTGATATGCTCAGACAGGTTATGGTCAGGGATTTCAGCAGCTTCCCTAACAGAATGGTGAGGACATTAATCAGATCATGTAGATGTACAAGATGTGTGTATTCGTGATTTCAGCACAAGCCTCAGTGATATATTTTAACCGACATTTGGCCTGttgtttcctgcttttttgTGCAGACTCTTCGCTTTGCCACCAAGCCCATGACTGACTGTCTGCTCATGTTGAAGAACGAACAGTGGAAAAGAGTTCGGAGCATTCTGACCCCATCCTTCAGTGCTGCCAAGATGAAAGAAGTGAGATAATAATGTTCAGATTAATTGAGAGAGAGTTGTTACTGATTGTAAAATATTCTTTACTAGATTACATATTTCACAATGTCAAATTTTAATGTACACTGTGTATTCAATATAATGAAATCAAAGTTTCATATAATAAGAAGGGTTAGGGTCATCTAGTCCTCTGATATATGATGTCTTTGCTTTTATTCAGACTTATACAGAATTGTTAGCAGTTATAACAAGTGTCATTATATCTGTGTTGGATGTAGATGGTTCCGCTGATCAACACAGCCACTGATTCCCTGATGAACAACTTGAATGTCCACGCTGAGTCAGGAGAGGCCTTCGACATCCACAGGTATCCACAAACACAGTAAGGTTACGGTATGaaattgtctttttctgttttctcgtTTTGTTATTTGTGTACATGTTCTTCAGGTGTTTTGGCTGCTTCACCATGGATGTCATTGCCAGTGTGGCATTTGCCACTCAGGTTGACTCACAGAACAACCCAGATGACCCATTTGTCAGCCACGCTCAGAtgttcttctccttttctttcttcaggCCCATCATGATGTTTTTCAGTCAGTCAATATCACTACTTTATTGCATTTGAGAGATTTGCATATGTCCTTCATGAATTTTGGAATGTTAGCTTTGGTGACTCCCAACaaacttgtgtgtttgtgcgttcaGTTGCTTTTCCTTCCATCACGGCTCCTCTGGCGAGATTCATCCCCAACAAAAGACGAGACCAAATGAATCAGTTCTTCATCAACAGCATTCAGAAGATCATcaagcagagagaggagcagccgCCTGAGCAGGTGAATCTTACAGACTTGAAACAGTCTGAaacaaaatgcaactttttgCTGTGTATTTAAAGGCTTTTAAAAGggttttactgttatttctttTCTTGCCCATTTGCAGTAGTTGATACTGTTTTCTTCATTAACACAATATGTGATGTTTTGTCGTTTAAATTATTATCTTTTGTACGTAGAGGCGTAGAGACTTCCTCCAGCTGATGTTGGATGCTCGAACCAGCGAAGACAGTGTGTCTTTGGAACACTTTGACACAGCAAACCACACTGATGAACTCCATCAGAGGAACCAGCAGACACAGCTGTCAGCCTCAGATCAGGACAGCAGCCGTCCTCACCCACAAGAGTCACCCGTCAGGCGGCcacagaagaaaatgatgaCTGAGGATGAGATTGTGGGTCAGGCTTTTGTCTTCCTCCTGGCAGGCTACGAAACCAGCAGCAACACGTTAGCCTTCACCTGCTACCTCCTGGCCCTCCACCCTGAATGTCAATGCAAAGTGCAGGAAGAGGTGGATGATTTTTTCACCAGATATGTGAGTTTGTTGGATTACGGCGTGATCCGATTGTTTTGCTCCATGTATTTATGACATGAGATGACAGATGTGGACAGTTATTGATTTACGTTGTGCTCCCTGTTGTTGTAGGACTCACCAGATTACACAAATGTCCAGGAGTTGAAGTATTTGGACATGGTTATAAGTGAAGCGTTACGCCTCTACCCACCTGGATTCAGGTAAAGGAAAGATGGTCACTGAGGCTACAGTATACATGTTTACTAGATTTACAAATGTTACAGTTTTACTGCTCTTATATTGATCTCTTCCGTGGCATTTTGTCCCACCAAGGTTTGCACGAAACACCGAACGTGACTGTGTGGTGAACGGTCAGTTCCTTCCTAAAGGAGCAACACTGGAGATCCCAGCAGGTTTCCTCCACTATGACCCAGAGCACTGGCCAGAGCCAGAGAAGTTCATCCCTGAAAGGTGTTTCCCTTCTCTCTGAGTCTATACAGTACGTGGAAGTCGATAAATTTAAAATGGCTCCACCAGCAGTTGACTTAGAAGTGTGCACCAGCTAATCAAAGTGTTGACGTATTAAACATTACTTTTCAGAACATATTATTTATACCACTTCATAACAGCCCAACACAACCATGAAACATTTGTGGATTACATTATAGCATGGCAGTGATCTGATGTGGTCACAAAATGGTTGTGATATCATCTCAGTCATACAGGTGatgaataaatcaaataaatacaaactatGAACAGTGTGTTAGAGCCATGGTACGGTTTATTTACATTGCATGGCACTGCAATTCTTACTAGATTATTAATATTAAGAACCTGAATGAAGCCATCTTGCCAGACTtcaggttgtgtgtttgtggctgatCCACACTTGTGAGGACCAATCAGCAGTCTTTAAGGAAGTACTGGCTGCTAAGGGAATGTTTTAGGTCTCGGTTAGTCCATGATAGATGATTCTCAGATGGTTCTGTCTAACAAACCTTCTGGCTCTTTGTGTTAATAGTTTACTAAAAACTATGATCAAATCTTAACTCAGACTTGTGAGTCTGCATGAAAACAAGTAAAGACATCTTTGAATTCATCATTTGGGCTTGAAGAGATCCGAACAGTAGATGGAGAGAATGTTTGTTGGACAGTTTCATGCAACTGCACATTTAGCTTGTGGTCTTGTTTGGTAACTGTCACTGACCTGATGCCTAGCAGAATAACTTTTATCATCATCTACCATGACTGATGTAGAGTCTGGTTTCGTTTTGACATGTTTCCTGTAAGCGTTGTGTTACACAAACCTCGTGCAGTTGCAGTTGACTACATTTCTTTTAGTGGATAACTATGTCTAGGTTGTTTATTGATTATTTCAACTGTAACTAACTGAAGCATATTGTTTCCCAGTGGTTCAGTGGCAAACATATCTCAAACATGTCATACTGTAAAGGTTTTATAGTGCTTAAAATTGGCTGGCAAGACTGATTTTATCTGAGTTTTATACCAGTGTATAAAACACCTGAAGGGATATGGAGATTTGTTTGTAGGAGttttaaagttgtatttaaaccaatatttttacactgatggtgtgaccttttttttctacaacttTTAATTCTCCCAAAAATGCAACTTGTGGTTGATCCCCAGGTTTACACCAGAAGCTAAAGCCAGTCGACATCCATTTGTTTACCTGCCGTTTGGGGCCGGCCCCCGTAACTGTGTGGGAATGAGGCTCGCCCAGCTGGAAATCAAAATGGCTTTGGTTCGTCTCTTCCGTAGGTTCAGCATCGTGGCCTGCTCTGAGACCAAGGCAAGTTGGAGTAGCTGCCTGggaaaatagaaaaagattAAGTGAGAGTCAGTCATCAATGCATTAGTTAAAGACATGCAGTTATCATATGTGTATTATTTGCattataaaaacaaactgaaaatgtcagaGAATCTGTATAATGTACCAtaaaaagtatgaaaatgtattaaatttacTTCTTTCACACATTTGGAAATGAATGATTTGTGTAGAGATGGCTAAAAGCTGGTACTTCATCACCTTTATTTTATGTACTTTTATACCACATATATTCATGtgaatgttgaaaatgtcatcttcattgattGCTAATAATTGTACCACCAGTGAAGTTTTTTTGACATCTCAGATTGCTATAATTTGGGAAAAATATTGAATAAGTCAGTGTGCATCTCTCAACTATTTCCACATTTGTTATGAGCATATTCTTTAACTTAGAACACTGTTTTCATCTTTCAGGTTCCTCTTGAATTGAAGTCATCAAGCACTCTGGGACCTAAAAATGGCATATTTCTAAAAATCACAAAGAGAGACATGGGAGAAAGTGAAGCCAGTTCTCCATCAGATGGTTAGAAAACTCTCCATTCATCTTCTTGTAAGGCAGAGCAGTTCTTCGACAAGCTACAAAGAGCCCATGAGCAAAGAAACAAAGGCCAGTGGTGCTGAAACCAGCTTAAAAAATATCCTCATTTCCACCGCAAAATTAAGAAGGATGTAGTGCTTTTAAAAATTCTCTTAACTTGCCTTAACTTGAGGATGTGTACAGACCTGAGACAAACAATGTTCAAACACT is a window from the Amphiprion ocellaris isolate individual 3 ecotype Okinawa chromosome 3, ASM2253959v1, whole genome shotgun sequence genome containing:
- the tbxas1 gene encoding thromboxane-A synthase isoform X1: MCFSIMEAVVDFLNVFINEASRFSVTFSLFLIFLGLLYWYSVYPFSVLSRCGIKHPKPVPFLGNIFMFRQGFFSPMSDLIKTYGRVCGYYLGRRAVVVIADPDMLRQVMVRDFSSFPNRMTLRFATKPMTDCLLMLKNEQWKRVRSILTPSFSAAKMKEMVPLINTATDSLMNNLNVHAESGEAFDIHRCFGCFTMDVIASVAFATQVDSQNNPDDPFVSHAQMFFSFSFFRPIMMFFIAFPSITAPLARFIPNKRRDQMNQFFINSIQKIIKQREEQPPEQRRRDFLQLMLDARTSEDSVSLEHFDTANHTDELHQRNQQTQLSASDQDSSRPHPQESPVRRPQKKMMTEDEIVGQAFVFLLAGYETSSNTLAFTCYLLALHPECQCKVQEEVDDFFTRYDSPDYTNVQELKYLDMVISEALRLYPPGFRFARNTERDCVVNGQFLPKGATLEIPAGFLHYDPEHWPEPEKFIPERFTPEAKASRHPFVYLPFGAGPRNCVGMRLAQLEIKMALVRLFRRFSIVACSETKVPLELKSSSTLGPKNGIFLKITKRDMGESEASSPSDG
- the tbxas1 gene encoding thromboxane-A synthase isoform X2, whose translation is MCFSIMEAVVDFLNVFINEASRFSVTFSLFLIFLGLLYWYSVYPFSVLSRCGIKHPKPVPFLGNIFMFRQGFFSPMSDLIKTYGRVCGYYLGRRAVVVIADPDMLRQVMVRDFSSFPNRMTLRFATKPMTDCLLMLKNEQWKRVRSILTPSFSAAKMKEMVPLINTATDSLMNNLNVHAESGEAFDIHRCFGCFTMDVIASVAFATQVDSQNNPDDPFVSHAQMFFSFSFFRPIMMFFIAFPSITAPLARFIPNKRRDQMNQFFINSIQKIIKQREEQPPEQRRRDFLQLMLDARTSEDSVSLEHFDTANHTDELHQRNQQTQLSASDQDSSRPHPQESPVRRPQKKMMTEDEIVGQAFVFLLAGYETSSNTLAFTCYLLALHPECQCKVQEEVDDFFTRYDSPDYTNVQELKYLDMVISEALRLYPPGFRFARNTERDCVVNGQFLPKGATLEIPAGFLHYDPEHWPEPEKFIPERCFPSL
- the tbxas1 gene encoding thromboxane-A synthase isoform X3; the encoded protein is MLRQVMVRDFSSFPNRMTLRFATKPMTDCLLMLKNEQWKRVRSILTPSFSAAKMKEMVPLINTATDSLMNNLNVHAESGEAFDIHRCFGCFTMDVIASVAFATQVDSQNNPDDPFVSHAQMFFSFSFFRPIMMFFIAFPSITAPLARFIPNKRRDQMNQFFINSIQKIIKQREEQPPEQRRRDFLQLMLDARTSEDSVSLEHFDTANHTDELHQRNQQTQLSASDQDSSRPHPQESPVRRPQKKMMTEDEIVGQAFVFLLAGYETSSNTLAFTCYLLALHPECQCKVQEEVDDFFTRYDSPDYTNVQELKYLDMVISEALRLYPPGFRFARNTERDCVVNGQFLPKGATLEIPAGFLHYDPEHWPEPEKFIPERFTPEAKASRHPFVYLPFGAGPRNCVGMRLAQLEIKMALVRLFRRFSIVACSETKVPLELKSSSTLGPKNGIFLKITKRDMGESEASSPSDG